In Parafrankia irregularis, a single genomic region encodes these proteins:
- a CDS encoding PAS domain-containing protein, whose protein sequence is MTSETRHVEAAGRPWSRGGLGRAATAETSAVSLLDTLSEVVFRTDADGRWTYLNRAWTTLTGYEVGPSLGARLLDYVHPDEVEYAATVFADVARAGTDQCVHEARCRTRHGGYLRVQIRASVLRGPAGEVVGNSGTIVDVSGSRSHAQVVGEEATLLESVGTGSAFEDLPTGVAVYDRELRVRRSSSAVDRMVGAALRVGEPLDRLVERVRPADWRSRSLGGEWGLVPVALRTGRSQLGDLELDVEGGSARSVRATVIPFQQSGEELAALVLSDITDLRRAERQQAGLARLGQRALAGVDLPTLLAEAVELVAGALEVAVCEVIQRDVDGRELDHEVDGGPGPGRDRDPAGRRDAAPTAPGVLLTDPAAATAALTDPAAPTAPTALGVGPIYLTGPLAIEARSLVHLAFDVDEPVVANNLDACPHLRSGWSDAGGAQAALASRVGSAGSPYGVLAVASLLPRRFTGDEARFVQAVANTLGAAIDRERSERRARARYEAAQRGRAWLAASAEITAGAMVAGQSQQARMLLASLARAVTSADVGAVALPDEAGNLVATEVDSAGHRHSDPETLHSLALALEAAESRSEFLAGRPVLVDGLDDSDAWSGPIALAPLAEAAAAAAAETAADSSDLADSSAEPGNERDAGSVRGGVDGAGDLLVAVPIPPIPPGPRLRDALVVPLTAAGEQLGALVLGNAPDGVPFAADDPELVGVFANDAAMAIHLAEAQRERARFAVFEDRERIARDLHDLVIQRLFAIGLHLQSLTRAVGDVTAARLNAAINGLDSSIEDIRRTIFRLQPTPVGA, encoded by the coding sequence GTGACGTCCGAGACGAGGCACGTTGAGGCGGCGGGCCGGCCCTGGTCGCGCGGCGGGCTGGGCCGGGCGGCGACCGCGGAGACCTCCGCGGTCAGCCTGCTGGACACCCTGAGCGAGGTCGTGTTCCGGACCGACGCGGACGGACGCTGGACCTACCTGAACCGGGCCTGGACGACGCTGACCGGCTACGAGGTCGGCCCGAGCCTCGGCGCCCGCCTCCTCGACTACGTCCACCCCGACGAGGTGGAGTACGCGGCGACGGTGTTCGCCGACGTGGCGCGGGCCGGCACGGACCAGTGTGTGCACGAGGCGCGCTGCCGAACCCGCCACGGTGGCTACCTGCGGGTCCAGATCCGCGCGAGCGTGCTGCGCGGGCCCGCCGGGGAGGTCGTCGGCAACTCGGGGACGATCGTCGACGTCTCCGGGTCGCGCTCGCACGCCCAGGTCGTCGGCGAGGAGGCCACCCTGCTGGAGTCGGTCGGCACCGGGAGCGCCTTCGAGGACCTGCCGACCGGTGTCGCCGTCTACGACCGTGAGCTGCGGGTGCGCCGCTCCTCGAGCGCCGTCGACCGGATGGTCGGCGCCGCGCTGCGGGTCGGTGAGCCGCTGGATCGGCTCGTCGAGCGGGTCCGGCCGGCCGACTGGCGCTCGCGCTCCCTCGGCGGTGAATGGGGCCTGGTCCCGGTCGCGCTGCGGACGGGCCGCAGCCAGCTCGGGGATCTGGAGCTCGACGTCGAGGGCGGGTCGGCGCGCTCCGTGCGGGCGACCGTCATTCCGTTCCAGCAGAGCGGCGAGGAGCTGGCGGCGCTGGTGCTGTCCGACATCACCGACCTGCGCCGCGCCGAGCGGCAGCAGGCCGGGCTCGCCCGGCTCGGCCAGCGGGCACTGGCCGGCGTCGACCTGCCGACCCTGCTGGCGGAGGCGGTCGAGCTGGTCGCCGGGGCACTCGAGGTGGCCGTCTGCGAGGTGATCCAGCGGGACGTGGACGGCCGTGAGCTGGACCATGAGGTGGACGGCGGGCCCGGACCGGGGCGGGACCGGGATCCTGCCGGCCGGCGGGACGCGGCGCCCACCGCTCCAGGGGTGCTCCTGACGGACCCGGCGGCGGCCACCGCGGCGCTGACCGACCCGGCGGCGCCGACGGCACCCACGGCGCTCGGTGTCGGCCCGATCTATCTCACCGGGCCGCTCGCGATCGAGGCGCGGTCGCTGGTCCATCTCGCGTTCGACGTCGACGAGCCGGTGGTGGCGAACAACCTGGACGCCTGCCCGCACCTGCGCAGCGGCTGGTCGGACGCGGGCGGCGCGCAGGCCGCGCTGGCGTCCCGGGTGGGCAGCGCCGGTTCCCCGTACGGGGTGCTCGCCGTGGCCAGCCTGCTGCCGCGCCGGTTCACCGGCGACGAGGCGCGCTTCGTCCAGGCCGTCGCGAACACCCTCGGCGCGGCCATCGACCGGGAACGGTCCGAGCGCCGCGCCCGGGCGCGGTACGAGGCGGCCCAGCGGGGCCGGGCGTGGCTCGCGGCCAGCGCCGAGATCACCGCCGGTGCCATGGTGGCCGGCCAGTCGCAGCAGGCGCGCATGTTGCTGGCGTCGCTGGCGCGGGCGGTCACCTCCGCGGACGTCGGTGCGGTCGCGCTGCCCGACGAGGCCGGCAACCTGGTCGCCACCGAGGTGGACTCCGCCGGCCATCGGCATTCCGACCCGGAGACCCTGCACAGCCTCGCGCTGGCGCTGGAGGCGGCCGAGAGCCGGTCCGAGTTCCTCGCCGGTCGTCCGGTCCTCGTCGACGGCCTGGACGATTCCGATGCCTGGAGTGGCCCGATCGCCCTGGCGCCGCTCGCGGAGGCGGCTGCGGCGGCGGCAGCGGAGACGGCGGCGGATTCGTCGGATCTGGCTGATTCGTCGGCGGAGCCGGGGAACGAGCGGGACGCCGGCTCGGTCCGCGGTGGGGTGGACGGGGCGGGCGACCTGCTGGTGGCGGTGCCGATCCCGCCGATCCCGCCGGGACCGCGGCTGCGCGACGCGCTGGTCGTCCCGCTGACCGCCGCCGGCGAGCAGCTGGGTGCGCTGGTGCTGGGCAACGCTCCGGACGGCGTTCCGTTCGCCGCCGACGACCCGGAGCTCGTGGGGGTGTTCGCGAACGACGCGGCGATGGCGATCCACCTGGCCGAGGCGCAGCGCGAGCGGGCCCGGTTCGCGGTGTTCGAGGACCGTGAGCGCATCGCCCGTGACCTGCATGACCTGGTCATCCAGCGGCTTTTCGCCATCGGGCTGCACCTGCAGTCGCTCACCCGAGCCGTCGGTGACGTGACGGCCGCGCGGCTCAACGCGGCCATCAACGGTCTTGATTCGAGCATCGAGGACATCCGGCGCACGATCTTCAGGCTTCAGCCGACGCCGGTCGGCGCCTGA
- a CDS encoding aminotransferase class IV: METPSPHVEVDARPAGPADLRRLALTNDGHVTTMQVRAGRVRGLELHLRRLDQANQELYGTGLDPDLLRDRIRHALATAPTPTPATPATAAAATATATATQGPERRGDATVRVVVFPGANGAVHVLVSVGAPAEPAVTPLRLSSLCSPRPFPHLKHVGTFGQLHSARLARRRGFDDALLVTADGLVCETTVANIGFLTTGDGTGDAAGGTVAGPATVIWPQAPMLTGVTMTLLDKRLPGSRREPVPLAGLGRFQAAFVVNGRGLAPVGRIDTTTFPAAPAAVAALAQVYAAVPWDDI, encoded by the coding sequence GTGGAGACGCCGTCGCCGCACGTCGAGGTCGACGCCCGCCCGGCCGGCCCGGCCGATCTGCGCCGGCTGGCGCTGACCAACGACGGGCATGTCACGACCATGCAGGTCCGGGCCGGCCGGGTCCGCGGGCTCGAGCTGCACCTGCGCCGTCTGGACCAGGCGAACCAGGAGCTCTACGGAACCGGCCTGGACCCGGACCTGCTGCGCGACCGGATCCGACACGCCCTCGCCACGGCACCGACGCCGACGCCGGCAACACCGGCGACCGCCGCGGCTGCGACCGCGACCGCGACCGCGACGCAGGGTCCGGAGCGCCGCGGTGACGCGACCGTACGGGTGGTGGTCTTTCCGGGCGCGAACGGGGCGGTCCATGTCCTGGTCTCCGTCGGCGCACCGGCGGAGCCGGCCGTCACCCCGCTGCGGCTGAGCTCGCTGTGCTCCCCGCGGCCGTTCCCGCATCTCAAGCATGTCGGGACCTTCGGGCAGCTGCACAGCGCCCGGCTCGCCCGCCGCCGCGGGTTCGACGACGCGCTGCTCGTCACCGCGGACGGGCTGGTGTGCGAGACCACCGTCGCCAACATCGGCTTCCTGACGACCGGCGACGGGACCGGGGACGCGGCTGGCGGGACCGTTGCCGGGCCGGCCACGGTGATCTGGCCGCAGGCCCCGATGCTGACCGGCGTCACGATGACGCTGCTCGACAAGCGGCTGCCGGGCTCCCGGCGGGAACCGGTGCCGCTGGCGGGCCTCGGCCGGTTCCAGGCCGCCTTCGTGGTGAACGGGCGCGGCCTCGCGCCGGTGGGGCGGATCGACACGACGACGTTCCCGGCCGCGCCGGCGGCCGTCGCCGCCCTGGCCCAGGTGTACGCCGCGGTGCCCTGGGACGACATCTGA
- a CDS encoding DUF2637 domain-containing protein, translating to MSGVVDEQATTGPPRAGARSERAIRITTVIAVATVATVAAFVSYRHMRGVALQYGEDPMTATVLPFSVDGLIVAASMAMLGDRRAGRRRSWLSGGLLAAGACASLAANVLHADPTISARVIAGWPPLALLGSYELLMRQIHPDRRLATPPAQTPADPTATPALSAAPAEATGPQPAQPPTPGPAPASPPTPAPGATPASPPATATADAGTSNSSASPDGPDSPAAGGQPTAAGLSPGPGQLRSAAAAVRQPAPGRLGTRTGPAPLTGLDATDPSVKRAAIIRALDESGGSATAAVALLARWGVTVSKSWVYQVRKETRYAGLATGPLPVAVPTPRAADPGTSTGANAGAGSSGRRRGMATPGPSLTLPIR from the coding sequence GTGAGCGGTGTGGTGGACGAACAGGCGACGACGGGACCTCCGCGGGCGGGCGCGCGGTCCGAACGGGCGATCCGGATCACGACGGTCATCGCGGTGGCCACGGTCGCCACGGTCGCGGCCTTCGTCTCGTACCGGCACATGCGCGGTGTCGCCCTGCAGTACGGCGAGGACCCCATGACGGCGACCGTCCTGCCGTTCAGCGTGGACGGCCTGATCGTGGCGGCGTCCATGGCCATGCTCGGTGACCGGCGCGCGGGGCGGCGCCGGTCCTGGCTGTCGGGAGGCCTGCTGGCCGCCGGAGCCTGTGCCTCCCTGGCCGCGAACGTGCTGCACGCGGACCCCACCATCAGCGCCCGCGTCATCGCCGGCTGGCCGCCGCTGGCTTTGCTCGGCTCGTACGAGCTGCTCATGCGCCAGATCCATCCCGACCGGCGGCTCGCGACCCCGCCTGCCCAGACACCGGCGGACCCGACAGCGACGCCCGCCCTCTCCGCGGCACCAGCCGAGGCCACGGGCCCGCAACCCGCGCAACCGCCGACACCGGGACCGGCGCCGGCGTCGCCACCGACGCCGGCTCCGGGGGCGACGCCGGCCTCGCCACCGGCGACCGCGACAGCAGACGCCGGGACGTCGAACTCGTCCGCCAGCCCGGACGGTCCGGACAGCCCGGCGGCGGGCGGCCAGCCCACCGCGGCCGGCCTGTCCCCCGGCCCCGGCCAGCTCAGGTCCGCGGCGGCCGCCGTACGCCAGCCAGCACCCGGCAGGCTCGGCACCCGGACCGGACCAGCGCCACTGACCGGCCTCGACGCGACGGACCCGTCGGTGAAGCGCGCGGCGATCATCCGTGCCCTCGACGAGTCCGGCGGTTCGGCCACGGCCGCCGTGGCCCTGCTCGCGCGGTGGGGCGTCACCGTCAGCAAGAGCTGGGTCTACCAGGTCCGCAAGGAGACCCGCTACGCCGGCCTGGCCACCGGCCCGCTGCCCGTCGCCGTCCCCACGCCCCGCGCCGCGGACCCGGGCACCAGCACCGGTGCCAATGCCGGTGCCGGATCGTCAGGACGGCGCCGCGGCATGGCCACCCCCGGCCCCTCCCTGACGCTACCGATCCGCTGA
- a CDS encoding cold-shock protein, which produces MSTGKVLRFDHVRGYGFIAPSDGGEDVFLHANDLLVEKSLVVPGVLMEFDVEDSDRGRKASSARIVRGSAPGGPSPVAGPGPVSARADDGGDGLCDVLPVEEFTQEVTEVLLQTEPPLTGTQILHVRRQLASFARKYGWVEN; this is translated from the coding sequence GTGAGCACGGGTAAAGTCCTTCGTTTCGATCATGTCCGTGGCTATGGGTTCATCGCGCCGAGCGACGGCGGCGAGGACGTCTTCCTGCACGCGAACGACCTCCTCGTCGAGAAGAGCCTGGTGGTGCCGGGCGTGTTGATGGAGTTCGACGTCGAGGACAGCGACCGGGGGCGTAAGGCGTCGTCGGCCCGGATCGTGCGGGGCTCGGCCCCCGGTGGGCCGTCGCCGGTGGCGGGTCCGGGGCCGGTGTCCGCGAGGGCGGACGACGGTGGCGACGGGCTGTGTGACGTCCTGCCGGTGGAGGAGTTCACGCAGGAGGTCACCGAGGTGCTGCTGCAGACCGAGCCGCCGCTGACCGGCACGCAGATCCTGCACGTGCGTCGCCAGCTCGCCAGCTTCGCGCGCAAGTACGGCTGGGTCGAGAACTAG
- a CDS encoding ABC transporter substrate-binding protein has product MARRARLLTTAIACCAALTLGAACGGGDDTGAGPTAGGPTGAPVQGGTAQVLQIREPSSMDPVTMTNAWQISGFVGNALYGTLMVNDEKTDELSYTMAESFDTTDKGATFTLKLRPGLLFSDGTPLDAEAVKVNWDRHRDPANASPYLSEASLVAATEVVDATTLTVRMKAPTPSFPRAMLTTSMNWIASPAALAKGRESFDRNPVGAGPYTLRSWTRQDRIELTRNTRYHDAPRPYLDTITVRTSNDASQRYNTLVSGGADVVIETNADSLDKAADAGYTTDVTPLNGGLFLAMNMRRAPFDDLRARQAIAAAIDMETLNLAVYNGAGKTVDTLFSDSSPLYVDEPLRRTDKATAQRLFDELAAEGRPVEFTFTAYTTSEMKDTAENIQAQLSAYKNVKVDIRVVDFPEATKMGMAGDFDMLVWSSSFVDPDPRVWTAFRSDSRGNFPGVDDPQLDEALATGRTATDTATRKAAYETFQQRLTALVPGVFTVRANPGLMAAKDVGGVTQYGLGSLLPDQLWIRK; this is encoded by the coding sequence ATGGCTCGGCGAGCACGATTACTGACCACCGCCATCGCCTGTTGCGCGGCACTCACCCTGGGTGCCGCCTGTGGCGGTGGCGACGACACAGGCGCGGGTCCGACGGCAGGCGGTCCCACCGGTGCGCCGGTGCAGGGCGGCACGGCGCAGGTCCTGCAGATCCGGGAGCCGAGCTCGATGGACCCGGTGACCATGACGAACGCCTGGCAGATCAGCGGGTTCGTCGGCAACGCCCTGTACGGCACCCTGATGGTCAACGACGAGAAGACCGACGAGCTCAGCTACACGATGGCCGAGTCGTTCGACACGACCGACAAGGGTGCCACGTTCACCCTGAAGCTGCGGCCCGGCCTGCTCTTCTCCGACGGCACCCCGCTCGACGCCGAGGCCGTCAAGGTCAACTGGGATCGCCACCGCGACCCGGCCAACGCCTCGCCGTACCTGTCCGAGGCCTCCCTGGTCGCCGCCACCGAGGTCGTGGACGCCACCACCCTCACGGTGAGGATGAAGGCGCCGACGCCGAGCTTCCCGCGGGCGATGCTCACGACGTCCATGAACTGGATCGCCTCGCCGGCGGCGCTGGCGAAGGGCAGGGAATCCTTCGACAGGAACCCCGTCGGGGCCGGTCCGTACACGCTGAGGAGCTGGACCCGCCAGGACCGCATCGAGCTCACCCGCAACACCCGCTACCACGACGCACCGCGGCCCTACCTCGACACCATCACCGTCCGCACCTCGAACGACGCGAGCCAGCGCTACAACACCCTCGTCAGCGGCGGGGCCGACGTGGTCATCGAGACGAACGCGGACAGCCTCGACAAGGCCGCCGACGCGGGCTACACCACCGATGTCACCCCGCTCAACGGCGGGCTGTTCCTGGCGATGAACATGCGCCGGGCGCCGTTCGACGACCTGCGCGCCCGGCAGGCGATCGCCGCCGCGATCGACATGGAAACCCTCAACCTCGCCGTCTACAACGGCGCCGGGAAGACCGTCGACACCCTCTTCTCCGACTCCTCCCCCCTCTACGTCGACGAGCCGTTGCGCAGGACGGACAAGGCGACCGCGCAGCGGCTGTTCGACGAGCTGGCCGCCGAGGGCAGGCCGGTTGAGTTCACCTTCACCGCCTACACCACGTCCGAGATGAAGGACACCGCGGAGAACATCCAGGCGCAGCTCAGCGCCTACAAGAACGTCAAGGTCGACATCCGCGTGGTCGACTTCCCGGAGGCCACCAAGATGGGCATGGCCGGCGACTTCGACATGCTCGTGTGGTCCTCGAGCTTCGTCGACCCGGACCCGCGGGTGTGGACCGCGTTCCGCAGCGACTCCCGCGGCAACTTCCCCGGCGTCGACGACCCGCAGCTCGACGAGGCGCTCGCGACCGGCCGCACCGCCACCGACACGGCCACCCGCAAGGCCGCCTACGAGACGTTCCAGCAGCGGCTGACCGCGCTCGTGCCGGGTGTGTTCACCGTCCGCGCGAACCCGGGCCTGATGGCGGCCAAGGACGTCGGCGGCGTCACCCAGTACGGACTCGGCTCGCTGCTGCCCGACCAGCTGTGGATCAGGAAGTAA
- the larC gene encoding nickel pincer cofactor biosynthesis protein LarC, translated as MAGETISADNVGWLDVTGGISGDMLLGACVDAGAPLDVLRAAVAALGLADDVELAARTVTRRGLRATQVLVRCAPNQPARGLRDILGLLESSTLAPVVRGRAADVFRTLGAAEAAVHGRPIEQVHFHEVGALDSIADVVCAIVGLHALGVGRLVCSPISLGGGRVHAAHGAIPLPGPAVLELLRASGAPAAGGPVDVELATPTGVALAVTLAESFGAMPLMRTTAVGLGAGGRDLTEHPNVTRLVVGQENLAGAAVAHGARHGENVVLEANVDDLDPRLWPSTLAALLAGGALDAWLTPILMKKGRPAHTVCALCAPADTDRVRDVLFRHTSSIGVREYVVTKTALARRELRVPVAGGQVRVKVASSRGEVVNASVEHEDVLAVAAARGLAPKIVLELARAAAAEHLGTPAAPGTPAARPDQPEHT; from the coding sequence ATGGCGGGCGAGACGATCTCTGCGGACAATGTCGGCTGGCTCGACGTGACCGGCGGCATCAGCGGGGACATGCTCCTCGGCGCCTGCGTGGACGCCGGGGCACCCCTGGACGTCCTGCGCGCCGCCGTGGCCGCGCTCGGCCTGGCCGACGACGTGGAGCTGGCGGCGCGGACCGTCACCCGCCGCGGGCTGCGGGCGACCCAGGTGCTGGTGCGCTGCGCGCCGAACCAGCCGGCCCGGGGGCTACGCGACATTCTGGGGCTGCTGGAGTCGTCCACGCTCGCCCCGGTGGTTCGCGGGCGTGCCGCGGACGTGTTCCGCACCCTGGGTGCCGCCGAGGCGGCGGTGCACGGCCGCCCGATCGAGCAGGTCCACTTCCACGAGGTCGGTGCGCTCGACAGCATCGCCGACGTCGTCTGCGCCATCGTCGGGCTGCACGCGCTGGGCGTCGGGCGGCTGGTGTGCAGCCCGATCTCGCTGGGAGGCGGGCGGGTCCATGCCGCGCACGGGGCGATCCCGCTGCCGGGGCCGGCTGTGCTGGAGCTGCTGCGGGCGAGCGGGGCGCCCGCGGCGGGCGGCCCGGTCGACGTGGAGCTCGCGACACCGACCGGCGTCGCGCTCGCCGTCACCCTCGCGGAGAGCTTCGGCGCCATGCCACTGATGCGCACGACCGCGGTCGGGCTCGGCGCGGGCGGGCGGGACCTCACCGAGCACCCGAACGTGACCCGTCTCGTCGTCGGTCAGGAGAACCTGGCCGGCGCGGCGGTGGCACACGGTGCCCGGCACGGCGAGAACGTCGTGCTGGAGGCGAACGTCGACGATCTGGATCCACGGCTGTGGCCGTCGACTCTGGCGGCGCTGCTCGCGGGTGGCGCGCTCGACGCCTGGCTCACGCCGATCCTGATGAAGAAGGGCCGGCCGGCGCACACCGTCTGCGCGCTGTGCGCCCCCGCCGACACCGACCGTGTGCGCGACGTGCTGTTCCGCCACACGTCATCGATCGGGGTCCGTGAGTACGTCGTCACGAAGACGGCGCTGGCCCGCCGGGAGCTGCGGGTGCCCGTCGCCGGTGGGCAGGTCCGGGTGAAGGTCGCCTCGTCGCGCGGCGAGGTCGTCAACGCCTCCGTCGAGCATGAGGACGTGCTCGCGGTCGCCGCCGCCCGGGGGCTGGCGCCGAAGATCGTGCTGGAGCTGGCGCGGGCCGCGGCGGCGGAGCACCTGGGCACACCGGCGGCCCCGGGCACACCGGCAGCGCGGCCGGACCAGCCTGAGCACACCTGA
- a CDS encoding SnoaL-like polyketide cyclase — protein sequence MTDNGPTGTTPLHLQGREAVLAAATAAADTQWRHGAPPDYHFSREVMPGERTTRHEPGSLADIVENLVQVFEMELSHKADPAQWVSMVVDRVKVSLNGGAPAGSAELAERGSYNILIGENPYYKASEETFESSHEVFHTAFPGGFFWEVLEVYSPPPVISFKWRHWGSFTGPYKGNAPTGERIELFGVTVARVSDDLKLLETEHFYDNSLFLGQLVGTGATGATGSDEPGSPGCPAGA from the coding sequence GTGACCGACAACGGCCCGACCGGCACGACTCCGCTGCACCTACAGGGCCGCGAGGCGGTCCTCGCCGCCGCGACGGCGGCGGCGGACACGCAATGGCGCCACGGCGCCCCGCCGGACTACCACTTCTCCCGCGAGGTGATGCCCGGCGAACGGACCACCCGCCACGAGCCGGGATCGCTCGCCGACATCGTCGAGAACCTCGTGCAGGTCTTCGAGATGGAGCTGTCCCACAAGGCCGACCCGGCACAGTGGGTCAGCATGGTCGTCGACCGGGTCAAGGTGAGCCTCAACGGCGGAGCGCCCGCGGGCAGCGCCGAGCTCGCCGAGCGCGGCAGCTACAACATCCTGATCGGGGAGAATCCCTACTACAAGGCGAGCGAGGAGACCTTCGAGTCCTCGCACGAGGTCTTCCACACGGCCTTCCCGGGCGGCTTCTTCTGGGAGGTCCTCGAGGTGTACTCGCCGCCGCCCGTCATCTCCTTCAAATGGCGGCACTGGGGCAGCTTCACCGGCCCCTACAAGGGCAACGCCCCCACCGGCGAGCGGATCGAGCTGTTCGGCGTCACCGTCGCCCGGGTCTCCGACGACCTGAAGCTGCTGGAAACCGAACATTTCTACGACAACAGCCTCTTCCTCGGGCAGCTTGTCGGCACCGGTGCGACCGGTGCGACCGGGTCGGATGAGCCGGGCAGCCCCGGCTGCCCGGCCGGCGCCTGA
- a CDS encoding ParA family protein, which translates to MKVVTIASYKGGVGKTTLTANLGAAIARLGRRVLLVDLDPQTNLTFNFYGADQWRRDLADQRRTVKAWFESWRPGTPPPPLAGYVTSPPVAQAVVAEGGGTLDLLASHLALGDIEMALVGHLGGAQAHRSTRYYFEVYQQLAAGLAALSPTDYDLVLIDCPSHFGVITRAAVAACDYLLIPSRPDNQSTVGVEHLMARLGRFVWEYNRVAELQSGIHQAVKPLEPRLLGVVLTMVQYYRGSPTSFLRPHIERAEGLGIPIFSSMLRVNNRGFAGVAGTPLPAVLSPDLTPELARELLDLVEEFLLRMGAAGRGAARVCDDAVPVTSDWKR; encoded by the coding sequence GTGAAGGTCGTGACGATCGCCAGCTACAAGGGCGGTGTCGGCAAGACCACGTTGACCGCGAACCTCGGAGCGGCCATAGCGCGCCTCGGCCGGCGCGTCCTGCTCGTCGACCTGGACCCGCAGACGAACCTGACCTTCAACTTCTACGGCGCCGACCAGTGGCGCCGGGATCTCGCCGACCAGCGCAGGACGGTGAAGGCCTGGTTCGAGTCCTGGCGGCCGGGCACACCGCCGCCACCGCTGGCCGGGTACGTCACGAGCCCCCCCGTCGCCCAGGCGGTGGTGGCCGAGGGCGGGGGCACCCTGGACCTGCTCGCCTCCCATCTCGCGCTCGGCGACATCGAGATGGCGCTCGTCGGCCATCTCGGCGGGGCGCAGGCGCACCGGTCCACCCGCTACTACTTCGAGGTGTACCAGCAGCTCGCGGCAGGGCTCGCCGCGCTTTCCCCGACGGACTACGACCTCGTCCTCATCGACTGCCCGTCGCATTTCGGGGTCATCACCCGGGCCGCGGTGGCCGCCTGCGACTACCTGCTCATCCCGTCACGGCCGGACAACCAGTCGACGGTGGGCGTCGAGCACCTGATGGCGCGGCTGGGGCGCTTCGTCTGGGAGTACAACCGGGTCGCGGAGCTGCAGTCCGGCATCCACCAGGCGGTGAAGCCGCTCGAGCCGCGGCTGCTGGGCGTCGTCCTGACGATGGTGCAGTACTACCGGGGCTCACCGACGAGCTTCCTGCGCCCGCACATCGAGCGGGCCGAGGGGCTGGGGATCCCGATCTTCTCGTCGATGCTGCGGGTGAACAACCGTGGGTTCGCCGGTGTGGCGGGCACCCCGCTGCCGGCGGTGCTCTCCCCGGATCTCACCCCGGAGCTGGCCCGCGAGCTGCTCGACCTGGTCGAGGAGTTCCTGCTGCGGATGGGTGCGGCCGGCCGCGGCGCCGCCCGGGTGTGCGACGACGCCGTGCCCGTCACGTCCGACTGGAAGCGGTGA
- a CDS encoding selenium-binding protein SBP56-related protein: MSNPDPTFYRSPGDAVAAPPEHLAYVAAFDPKGAISDAMTVVDVDSTSSSCGQIVGWTDLPGLRDELHHFGWNACSSALCHDNHGHTDNHGHTGNHGHTGGLERRYLVVPGLRSSRIHILDTRPDPSSPRLVHTIEAAELAARAGYSRPHTVHCGPHGLYVSALGGADGADGPGGVALLDHDTFEVVGPWEQDRGPQYLAYDLWWHLAQGVAVTSEWGTPSMIEDGVNAELLLGRKYGHALHFWDLGSGKHLQTVDLGHDNQMVLEVRPAHDPRASHGFAGVVTNVTDLSASVWLWYRDGDGWAARKVITIPPEPADPADLPPVIRPFGAVPALVTDIDLSVDDRWLYVSCWGTGELKQFDVRDPFSPREVGSVRLGGITRRTPHPAAPDEPLAGGPQMVEISRDGRRVYLTNSLYSAWDDQFYPDGVGAWMARLDADVDAGGISPDVRFFPHGADFRGRRVHQIRLEAGDASSDSYCFA; the protein is encoded by the coding sequence ACGTTGACTCCACCTCGTCGTCCTGTGGCCAGATCGTCGGTTGGACGGACCTGCCGGGGCTCCGCGACGAGTTGCACCACTTCGGCTGGAACGCGTGCAGCAGCGCGCTCTGCCATGACAACCACGGCCATACCGACAACCACGGCCATACCGGCAACCACGGCCATACCGGCGGCCTCGAGCGACGTTATCTCGTCGTCCCGGGGCTGCGGTCCTCCCGGATCCACATACTGGACACCCGGCCGGATCCATCCAGCCCGCGCCTGGTGCACACGATCGAGGCGGCCGAACTCGCCGCCAGGGCCGGCTACTCCCGGCCGCACACCGTCCACTGCGGGCCGCATGGTCTGTACGTGTCGGCGCTGGGCGGGGCGGACGGCGCCGACGGGCCCGGCGGGGTGGCGCTGCTCGACCATGACACGTTCGAGGTGGTCGGCCCCTGGGAGCAGGACCGCGGCCCGCAGTACCTGGCGTACGACCTGTGGTGGCATCTCGCGCAGGGAGTGGCGGTCACCTCCGAGTGGGGCACGCCGTCAATGATCGAGGACGGGGTCAACGCCGAGCTCCTGCTCGGCCGGAAGTACGGCCACGCTCTGCACTTCTGGGACCTCGGCAGCGGTAAGCACCTGCAGACCGTCGATCTGGGGCACGACAACCAGATGGTGCTGGAGGTGCGCCCGGCCCACGATCCGCGCGCCTCCCACGGCTTCGCCGGCGTCGTCACCAACGTCACGGATCTTTCCGCGTCCGTGTGGCTGTGGTACCGCGACGGTGACGGATGGGCCGCGCGGAAGGTCATCACGATTCCGCCCGAACCCGCGGACCCGGCTGATCTGCCACCGGTCATTCGTCCGTTCGGCGCGGTCCCCGCCCTGGTGACCGACATCGACCTGTCCGTCGACGATCGATGGCTCTACGTGTCCTGCTGGGGGACCGGAGAGCTCAAGCAGTTCGACGTCCGGGACCCGTTCTCACCGCGGGAGGTCGGGTCGGTGCGCCTCGGTGGGATCACGCGCCGCACCCCTCATCCGGCCGCCCCGGACGAGCCGCTCGCAGGCGGGCCGCAGATGGTCGAGATCAGCCGGGACGGACGTCGGGTCTACCTGACGAACTCGCTGTACTCGGCGTGGGACGACCAGTTCTACCCGGACGGCGTCGGCGCGTGGATGGCGCGCCTTGATGCGGACGTGGACGCGGGCGGGATCAGCCCGGACGTCCGCTTCTTCCCCCACGGCGCCGACTTCCGCGGCCGACGCGTGCACCAGATCCGGCTGGAGGCCGGCGACGCCTCGTCCGACTCCTACTGCTTCGCCTGA